GAAGCCGCCCGCCAGCGCGGTGAAGCCGACGATCAGCGGACCGACGGCAAGCCCCTGCACCTGCGCCGCTCTGACATTGCCGCCGGCGATGCGGGCGGCGAAGCCCCAGCGGGTCTTCTCGATCAGCAGCCAGGAGAGCACGCAGGCGAGGATGCCGACGACGAGGCCCCAGTGCACTTCCATGCCCGGGATGTTGCCGACGCGGTAGATATCGGCCAGCGGCTGGGTCGAGGGTTTGTTGAGCGAGGCGGGGTCGCGCAGCGGCCCTTCCACCAGATGGTTCATCAGTGCGATGGCGATATAGGCCATCAGCAGGCTGGAGATGGTCTCGTTGACGGCGCGGTAGTGACGCAACGCGCCGACGGCACCTATCCAGATGCCGCCGGCGGCCACGCCCCCCACGCCCATGAGGAGGATGACGAGAAAAGACGGCGCGCCGTTCAGCGCCACGCCGATGGCGGCCGCGGCGACGCCGCCGAGCACGATCGCGCCCTCGCCGCCGATGACGACCAGGCCAAGGCGCGCCGGCAGCGCCACGCAGAGTGCCGCAAGCAAGAGTGGCGCGCCGCGCGACA
The window above is part of the Mesorhizobium sp. WSM4904 genome. Proteins encoded here:
- a CDS encoding ABC transporter permease: MTEAVSGTDVRAILDARGYRTALEWIARRAEAFVIPLAALVAGMLLFSLFIAMVGKSPVQLYETMWRGGFGSWFSIQNSLSRGAPLLLAALCVALPARLGLVVIGGEGAIVLGGVAAAAIGVALNGAPSFLVILLMGVGGVAAGGIWIGAVGALRHYRAVNETISSLLMAYIAIALMNHLVEGPLRDPASLNKPSTQPLADIYRVGNIPGMEVHWGLVVGILACVLSWLLIEKTRWGFAARIAGGNVRAAQVQGLAVGPLIVGFTALAGGFAGLAGMLEVAAVQGSANGSLAAGYGYTGILVAFLARHNPLAIIPVAFLLGGIDASGGLIQRRMDLPDATVLVLQGMLFIVILFSETFYGRFKLFNPDLWQRPDSLKGTV